ttccttgacactttgattataataaaatgatcaagtctctaatattATAGTTTCATGTATATGACTTCacatattatgttttcaataagaaatgacttgaaagcttacgatatataaatggaaacaagtcaagtcatgtattactaacctcaagtggaaggatgatgtcttcgttgatgtcgatacgtctagGTTtccggagtaatacttgtatatctcaacatttctagacttcctagtataacttaacaaagttgactctagaaaTCTAATaaagcgacttatgagttttgatattaaaatatgataaccaaccttgacatactaatggattggtgggttcaaccgagcaatgtctAACAAAAGGTTATATAATTAAATTTTGAATCATAAGTGATTTTCTAGAGGTTTATAAATTCTAGTTCTTATAGTTATCTGAGTTTGTCCATCATTATATAAAAAAAGATGTGATCGTTATAACTGGACCTCAATATTCAAAGAAATGAGAGGCTTCAATTTTAATGATTGGCGCATGGTAAATATCTGAGTATAAGCTATGGAAAATTGTTGAAAAAGTGATTTAATTATGTGGTCGTGTATACTTATCTATAAGTGTGTTTTTTTTCTCTCCGAGAatcaatttatgaaattcaactgttttgagctcgtagaatattttattttcttatatatCTGCTCATTCTTTTCTTATTACTTTTTCGTGCGTTCTCGATACTCAGATTTacataatttgcaatatatatatatattcagaaAGAAAAACTCTTGCGGGTCAAAATATGGTAATCGTTAAACCGTATATAAAGGAGAGCTGGTGACATTTGATGAACATTATTGAATTTATGAAGTACCGAGTAATAAGAAGCACTCTGCAATTACTTAATAATGTTTTTTTATCACTAAAAACTAGCTGGGGTTTGAGTTTCACTGTCTAGTACAATGGTATTATCCATCTCGTTTGTCCATAGTACGGGCGAGAAATAGCGGGATCAATTTTCATTTGGGAGGATTAGATCCCCTACTTTTTTTCTCCCATTTAGAATTGAGGTTGGACTTTGTTGTTCAAGATGACGGTTACTTCTGAGACTCATTCATATGACTGGGTTTTCTTCGGCAAGTTCGACTTAATCATAGCTTTAAAAGGATTAACTGGGAGCTTAGACAAAGTTAATTTCGAATTTGTAAAAtttaattacttttttttttgaaacatgaaaTTTATTGAACAATTAAAGGGCTATTACAAGAGGGTATATGATACCCAAATATTCAGATACAAATGGATTGGTATGCAGAGGAATAAACGAAATATGGCGGTACACTTCAGGGCCACTATTTATCTCCGGATTTGAATTACAACAAGTGTAGATGTTGGAATTGATGGGATGGATCTGGATGAAGTTGTCGACGATATGTATGCCTTCGAcgaatgctttccacaagaaaagttgtactttTGATGGACATTGAGTCCATAGTAACTTGGTTGATAGTGATGGTTTTCGTTGCAATTCATCCGAGATGTTGGTCGTACTTTTGTGCCCAAACGATATCTGCCTACCTCTTTATTTTCCGGTTCTTTCCATAACTTCAAACTGAGTTTGTACTGTGATTGTGTCTTGAAGATGTATCCGATCTCTGCCCTTGATGGATTTTGTACTAAAAATCTAGTAATGTTATTACATAGGCTACTAGAACTGAACCTAGGTACAACTAGAATTACAGCTAGTAAAGATACGACTGCTACTAAGTTACTGAAGTTTCTAAACTGAAAAACATACATAATACAGAGACTTGACCTAAACTAAACAAAAGGTACTACTACGAAATTGTACAATGAAATTGACAAAATCTGTAGTGCAAAGGTGTCGAATTCATCGGACCATTCGCATACCAATTAGGTGCTTGCTGTTGTGATACTTAATAAGGTTGTGGCTGAGAAACATTCTTAGGAAATTAGTAAACATTGAATCCATCATGAGGTGCAGTTGCTTATATATGTTGCTTGCTGAGATGTGAATTGAATTTTTCTGGTTAGAAATTGTGCTTAGATGGAGAAGTGATATTATGATGAATAGAAATGAAATCCCAACTGCAAAAGAGAATAAACCCATATCATGAGAAACTTCCGAAAAGACTCAAATCCTGATCATAGAAATAACTCTGGATCCACCGAGTCAAAATCTAATAACTAAATGAAAACATCCAGATCTTCACAAACAGGACTGAACTCCAAAACGATTGACAAAAAAGAAACCCCCCCATGAACTAAACAACACAGACCAAAAGACACAAGGCAAGGTGAATAAAACAACACGAGAAGGACGCCACCAACAATACCAAACTAACACCTAGAGCATAGACTAAACTGGTGGCTTGAAAATTGCCTTTCACATACAAAAAAATATTAGAGGAAAACAACGGTTTAACAGGGCATCACCAGCCCAAAGAAAGGCTAAGAAGAAAGCTGAAATCAGATGCAGAAGCAAAGGATTACAAAGTACAAAACACAAGAGGGGGTTGAGCATGAGAAGTGGATTGCAGAAAGGATTTTAAGATCAAAGTTTAAGAttttaaatgaaaattttgattCAACTGGTTCATGGGTTTAAAGAAATCCTAAGATAAATTCAAACTTCTAGCATAAATCGATGATTGAAGACATAATCAGAACATACACACCCCTAACATCACTATATGAAAAACTGGTAACTAAAATTTCCTCTTAGTATTTCGATGAAGAGATTTAGGAAGAACCAACTTGTATAAGGGTTACCTCGTGTTTGTAAGAGGGAAGAGGTTATTGCGGCTGGAAACCAGTCCGGAGAGGATGAAGAAGAATACCAGATCTGAGAAAAAACTCAGATGAAAACTCAGTCCTATCAAGCAGAACATGATGAAAATAGGAACAGATTTCCAATAAAAAGAAAGGGTATCACAATAGGAGCAAGCAAGTGACCTAATCGACGTTGAAGAGCCGATGAATCGAGCATTTAGCCAATGAAAAATGCTAAATCCATGTCGGTTAATattagtttcttttttctttttttttttgtgtgtgaagGTGAAGATTAAATTGAAGGTCGATGTATTTGAGGAAAACGCTATTGATATTAAAAGATTGAATCTGGTACTTCTCAGATCCAAGAAGATCTGAGCAGTTAAGGTTGGCTGAAAAAATTTGCCCCTCCGCAGGAAATCGCCTGCTTGCCTTATGTACTATTCAAACACCTTCTTAAAATTTAATTACTATCCAATGAATTATCACCAGGTTTGTGCATAAATGTTAAAAAATGACCACACTTTGGAAATACAGGTAGAATATTACCCTAACCACGTTAAAAAATCGTTGAAGAGAAGTgacaaatttattttatttatatggTACAGTTGGATTTCtatttttgtttgttgttttttaaTATTTTGTATTAGGAGTAGTTAGTATCCCCCATTAAATTTTTTTAACATAGAACATATAGTTCGTACCTATTTAATTGTAATGTAAAGTTGTAAACTGTAGTAGGTAGATTCGAAAGAATtagaaatataataaaataattgatCAAGGTTCATATGTTTCTCTCTGCTAATCGGATATGTTTCTCCCTGCTAacaaaatcaaatagaaaggagTGTCATGCTTATTATTCCTTGCATTTaaaggggccactcaaaagaaattaggggtcaacaataaaacaaaataggatCACCCTAATCTAAATAGAGTTCACCCCTTATTAATTTTTTCTGTAATGATAAAATTGCCCTCTAACAATCGGAACTCAAACAAcagttcagttttttttttttttaatatctgaTCTGATTACTTGAAGTCAGAAATTTGTTCCGAAATTTTCATGGATTTGCAGCAgaagaaacataatcggtaggtaacaatctattttacctaccgattatgattgatgttcttggatttacaaTAGCAGAAACGTAATCGGTTGATAataatctattttacctaccgattatggatgatgttcttaagaaacgaTGAACATCAACCAGAATCGTTAGATAAAACAATTTTTATCTATCGATTATTTTTGATTGTTATTTactgattattcttgattcaaaaaattcaatttttctgtactaaaaataaaacacaatcggtagataatgaacacaattaattaccgattatggtagaccaaaattcgaaaattaaagatttgttttcaaaaactcattttggggccagtatataatcggaagtttaaTTAACTTAAGATACTACCGAATATGGTAATTCTCATTTTAAAATGCCACTATATAATTAATCGGAATTTAAGTTCACATACCTTACTTCCGATTGTTATAATTCCAAAATTTGGAAATTAAGgttttttttcccaaaaactcattttggggccagtatataATCGGTAGTGTTATTAACTTAAAATACTACCGAATATGGTAATTCTTATTTCAAAATGCcactatataatcggaagttaagttCATTTATCTTACTTCCGATTGTTATAATTCTAAAAtccgaaaaattagggtttttttttaaaaactcaTTTTGAGGCCagcatacattcggaagttaaatttactaccgattatggtagtccaaaattcaaaaattgaaTATATTCAGAGGTTAAATTAACATAATttactaccgattgtggtagtaccaaagttagaaaattaaagaattttggcaaaatctcattttggggacgatatacattcagaagttaatttactaccgattatggtagtaccaaaattcgaaaattggaGGACTTTTGAAAAATCTCATTTTAGGGACACTATATATTCGGAAGTTTaattaacacaatttactaccgattatgatagcaccaaaattcaaaaattgaaTATATTTGGAGGTTAAATTAACATAATttactaccgattgtggtagtaccaaagttaaaaaaattaaagaattttggcagaatctcattttggggccggtgtacattcggaagttaaatttactaccgattatggtagtaccaaaattcgaaaattttaggatttttgaAGAATCTCATTTTAAGGACACTATATATTCGGAAATTTAATTGACACAAGTTACTACCGAATTGTTGTTTGACTTCCGATTGTTGGAGGGCAATTTTATCATTAtgaattttttttgataaggggtgAACTCGGAGGTTTAAGTGACCCTATTTTGCCTTgttgttggcccctaattccttttgagtggtcCCTAAAAATATTAGGTTATTATTTACCTTGTCGGAAAACAgtggaaaaaaatatataaatagaaaAATGGCCACCCTCTTATTATATAAGTTTCACGACAAACATAAGAGACGCCATGAGAGAGACAAGAGACTCGAAGCAAGCTGCATAATAACCCCAAGTAATTCTCTTTCTGTCACTCTCATTTTCTAACTAAAGTGCACTACAGTACAGATGCAAACAACAAGTCAGGGTAGTTAGATTTAACCAGGTAGCtaaaaagtaaaaagatgatcaaatcGGAATTACCATTTAACAGAAATAACATCAACATCAATGATCTATATCTGAATCCTAAAATCAGCCACCGTTTTTATGGTTCTagataaaagaagaaaaatctcTCATAAGTTTCCATACAAGTTAAGAACAATGCAACAGATGTATGAGAATCCGAATATAAAGAAGCAAATAACAAACACCTGTATGATCATCCACGACACATACATTATTGCATGCATGCATGGAAAAGAAAATGTAGAACAATTtgaaaagatatttaactttATTTAATTCAGCATGAACAAACAAGGGAAAATAGAACATAGGAAAATTAATACTCGGAAAACAGAAACCAACAAGTATATATGAGTCTATGGTTTTCTATTTTAAAAACCAAAACATCTACAGCAAAAGGAAacacaatttaaaaaaaaaaaaactggaaaaaagAGAGGAGATTCTTATCCAAACCCTTGATTAATAATTAAGCTACAAATCCTAATAAAACTAAAGAAGAACCACATCACAACTCTGTCTAGAAAAATCACCTAGTTGAGCAACATACCTACACTTCTTTCCTCCGCAACTACTTAATCAAAATTCATCTTTACTGCAAATTCCCTCCTCCGAAAGATCGATTTGCTGACCCAGATTTCATTTCTGAATTCAAGGAACTGAGATCACTAttatgatgttgttgctgctgctgctgttgttgttgatctCTTTGAGATATTCCACCACCCATACTTCTCACCATCCCGCCACCAACACCGAGAAAATCTCTCGTTAATCTATCTGAACCGCCCATACTCGCCGTAAGATTTTGATGCAGTTTCGGGTCATCCATGCTAGACAAATTTGAGCTACCatgttgatgatgttgttgttgttgctgttccaATGTAACCCGATTCGAGTTAAATCCGCCAAAGTTTGACTCTTGACCACCAGTATTATTATTACCACCAAACGTGTTAGTTCCTCCTGATGACCCACCACCAAATATGGAAGAATTTCCATTTGCGAGAGAATTCATCAAGTCCTGAAGATGATTCTCATTTTCAATCTGTGATCTTAAACTCTCCCCACCTccaccaccagaaccaccacTGCCATTACCACCAAAGCTACCTCGAAAATTGGTAGACAGATGTGCTCTATTATCTGATGGCCTTGCACTTGTTGACGAAGAACTACCAAAACCTCTTAACATTGCATTATTGCCACTTGTAGTTGAACCCATTTGAGCAGCTTTTTGGAGTAATGCAGTAGCAGACATTTGAGGAATAGCTGTGTCATTTTGAGCAGAACCATTGTAGAGAGAAGAAACATTTGAACCTATGTTTTGATCACCCATAATGTTACCCGAAAACATATTTCCTTGATCACCACCAGGATTTccattgttgaattggtccggtAATAAAAGACTAGAAGAGGAAATGTTGTTACCATTGTTAGCATTACTGCTCGTAGTGCTGCTATTTGAGAAGAAACTAAGGTTAAACAGGTTAGCAGCGGCAGCCACGGCAGCAGATGGAGAATTATTTGCAGTAGGGTTTTGAAGTTCAGGAAGCTGCATCAAACCATGAAATGGTTTATTTTGTAATAACCCGTGGTGCGATGGAGGTTCTTGGTGATCATGAAATTCTTGGTTTGAGTTTGGAAGGAAAAAGGCGGATGATGGTGCAGTTTGTGATGATCGAAATGGTGAAGGAGCCGAAGGAGGCATAAGATGATCAAATTGTGTACCTCCTGCACCCCCCAGTCGTAAAAGATCAGTAGATAGTTGACTTTGGTCTTGCAGTGAGGACAGCTGGGAACCAACTTGAGATAAACCTAATCCCATGTTGCTGTTACTTCCGTATAAATGACTTCCCATGGTGCTTAAGCCGGTAGGAAGCCGTGCACTTTCTTGAGCTAAAGCATCACAGAAAGCTCTATGGGTTATAAAGCTATCACGCCTGCATGCAAGGAACGTAAAAGAAATTATTCATCAGAATATCACTTGGttcaaataagaaaaagtaagttAATTATATTAAATTTGTCAAATTAGTGAATATATATAATTAGGTCTAATTACTTCAGTAACTCAAACTAGAGAGTGGAGGAAAGCATAACATAAGTACAAGAAAACTAATTTCAACAGTAAATGAATTACTGGAGATACAATAATTTGAAACGAGGCATTAGTAGTAAAACCAAAGCCAGTACTCAAGAACATaactagaagaagaatgaaaaaacTATCATGAAAGCTGGAATTTAATTAAGATACAGATATGGAAAAAGGAATTGAATACAGTAGACGAGTAGAGTAAACATTTATTACGTATGGTTGATCACTTTAAGAACCATATACTCATAATGCAGCAATCAAGAAAAGCTTCTTTTAAAAGGACTGCCTAAACATTAAATctgattttctttcttttcagaaTCGATGAAAATCCATCCATCAATcaacaacaacctatttataggaCTTGTTTCATGAACTATCAAGTTTTTCCAATACAGGAATTTTACTAAATGCATGAAAAACACCAATCAAGGAAGCCTAACTTTAGAACCATTTTCTTCACTTATTCACAAGTTGATCAgaatatttttcatttctttctgATGAAAAAACAGGATCATGTTAGTGCTTTCAGATTTTCAGGACCATATTTTGCTGTTAGATAGGATCTCTTAACCTTAGCTAATTAACCCCATATGATACTGTCGTCTCTTCATTGCCAATccgtgagagagagagagagagagcatgCTGTCGTTGTTCTCCCTCTCTCTCCTAAACGATAGAATTCTAACCAAAAGAAGGAACCTGCTCCAAAGAACACACACACAGCAGTCCGGATCACGTCTAGCCAACTCACAAGAGAACAAACGAACTTACAGTAGCcataaaccaccaccaccaccaccttcatgGCAGCACGTGAACAGGAGAGAGAGCAGATGGAGAAATGAAATGAAGGGTGAAGAATTGAGGCGTGTTTCTCGAGGACGTAAAACATActagaacaaaaaagaaaaacaactgtACCTTAGTTCTTTC
The nucleotide sequence above comes from Papaver somniferum cultivar HN1 chromosome 8, ASM357369v1, whole genome shotgun sequence. Encoded proteins:
- the LOC113303198 gene encoding protein indeterminate-domain 5, chloroplastic-like is translated as MAAASSSSLFGIREEDQNQMMKQQQQQQSSTPTSSTAPVTAPAQKKKRNLPGTPNPDAEVIALSPKTLMATNRFICEVCNKGFQREQNLQLHRRGHNLPWKLKQKTTKEVKRRVYLCPEVTCVHHDPSRALGDLTGIKKHFCRKHGEKKWKCDKCSKRYAVQSDWKAHSKTCGTREYRCDCGTLFSRRDSFITHRAFCDALAQESARLPTGLSTMGSHLYGSNSNMGLGLSQVGSQLSSLQDQSQLSTDLLRLGGAGGTQFDHLMPPSAPSPFRSSQTAPSSAFFLPNSNQEFHDHQEPPSHHGLLQNKPFHGLMQLPELQNPTANNSPSAAVAAAANLFNLSFFSNSSTTSSNANNGNNISSSSLLLPDQFNNGNPGGDQGNMFSGNIMGDQNIGSNVSSLYNGSAQNDTAIPQMSATALLQKAAQMGSTTSGNNAMLRGFGSSSSTSARPSDNRAHLSTNFRGSFGGNGSGGSGGGGGESLRSQIENENHLQDLMNSLANGNSSIFGGGSSGGTNTFGGNNNTGGQESNFGGFNSNRVTLEQQQQQHHQHGSSNLSSMDDPKLHQNLTASMGGSDRLTRDFLGVGGGMVRSMGGGISQRDQQQQQQQQQHHNSDLSSLNSEMKSGSANRSFGGGNLQ